A stretch of Sinimarinibacterium sp. NLF-5-8 DNA encodes these proteins:
- a CDS encoding bifunctional cytidylyltransferase/SDR family oxidoreductase, producing the protein MSEVVYVLLAGGSGTRLGAPVPKQFVRVAGKTVLEHSFACIASFAPDARILIVVPADAQDLVRQMFAGTHAEVVVGGTSRQASAWAALQHLKTDVPDYVVLHDAARPFLDQQILHDVVEALRYCDAVDVAIKTADTIIVERDGLIQSIPKRDHLYRGQTPQAFRYTALVQCYEELGADRIGSYTDDCGIYLACNPLSPIKIVQGSSENIKITDAVDLVLADELFRIRQQRLSSHMTGLDFRDQHVLVFGGHSGIGRAIVQIVEEAGGVTRSLSRSNGCDIAQMTQVSAAVDAACADWGRVTHVVNTAGLLVKGALAAQPSDQVAQQIAVNLLGAFNVAQASYQALQKSQGMLLQFSSSSFTRGRAEYAVYSACKAGVVNMTQALADEWMADRIRVNCIVPGRTDTAMRRNNFADEDPRSLLSPYEVALVATKLMSTAETGVIARV; encoded by the coding sequence ATGAGTGAGGTGGTTTATGTGCTGCTGGCCGGCGGCAGTGGGACGCGCCTGGGGGCGCCGGTTCCCAAGCAATTTGTACGGGTTGCCGGTAAAACGGTGCTGGAACACAGCTTTGCCTGTATTGCCTCGTTTGCACCGGATGCGCGCATTTTGATTGTGGTGCCTGCCGATGCGCAGGATCTTGTGCGGCAAATGTTTGCCGGAACGCACGCAGAAGTTGTGGTGGGGGGCACTTCCCGGCAGGCCTCTGCGTGGGCGGCATTGCAACATCTGAAAACCGATGTGCCTGACTATGTTGTTTTGCATGATGCGGCACGGCCATTTCTGGATCAGCAGATTTTGCATGATGTGGTTGAGGCTTTGCGTTATTGCGACGCTGTGGATGTTGCAATCAAAACGGCGGATACGATTATCGTTGAGCGTGATGGTCTGATTCAAAGCATTCCCAAGCGCGACCATTTGTATCGGGGGCAAACGCCGCAAGCGTTCCGGTACACGGCGCTGGTGCAGTGTTATGAAGAGCTCGGCGCCGATCGGATCGGCAGTTATACCGACGATTGCGGCATTTACCTGGCCTGCAATCCGCTCAGTCCAATCAAGATCGTTCAGGGTAGTTCTGAAAATATCAAAATCACTGATGCGGTGGATTTGGTGCTGGCCGATGAGCTGTTTCGTATTCGCCAGCAACGCCTGTCATCGCATATGACCGGGCTCGACTTTCGGGATCAGCATGTGCTGGTTTTTGGTGGACACAGCGGCATTGGGCGCGCGATCGTGCAAATCGTTGAAGAAGCGGGCGGTGTGACGCGCAGCCTTTCGCGCAGCAATGGCTGTGATATTGCGCAAATGACGCAAGTCAGTGCTGCCGTAGATGCTGCCTGTGCGGATTGGGGGCGGGTGACGCATGTGGTCAATACTGCGGGTTTGTTGGTGAAAGGCGCGTTGGCGGCACAGCCATCCGATCAGGTTGCGCAGCAAATCGCGGTCAATCTTTTGGGTGCGTTTAACGTGGCGCAGGCAAGCTATCAGGCGTTGCAAAAGAGCCAGGGGATGCTCTTGCAGTTTTCCTCTTCGTCATTTACCCGAGGTCGTGCCGAATACGCGGTGTATTCCGCGTGCAAGGCCGGTGTCGTCAACATGACGCAGGCGCTGGCGGACGAATGGATGGCGGATCGGATTCGTGTCAACTGCATTGTCCCGGGACGAACCGATACCGCCATGCGACGCAATAATTTTGCCGATGAAGACCCCCGTAGTCTGCTGAGTCCATACGAAGTTGCCCTGGTCGCAACCAAGCTCATGAGCACCGCAGAAACAGGGGTGATTGCCCGTGTTTGA
- a CDS encoding class I SAM-dependent methyltransferase, translating into MRELNPHPPEPCVVCGHPTAVEKQTCQYAPYKGKTLLISRCRHCGLIRLPTNVGRFAKDINPQTLDGELRGLRNATDARPGREFHMAQMAIDIIQDQACEISFFGSGTNRDWQWVQHRYPRLKIKLVDLENMQDVAHFEPVSQATPSRIVIVSEVIEHFEEPAAHFKHLLGLLPDDGIMICSTNIYDGGNVSAHTYPFIEGHVVYWTPLALGITAVDNGCLVDFRMPQVAFDRGWPRKRYVIFSRGVEVMLRSHLYFGDHPSAPSEG; encoded by the coding sequence ATGCGTGAATTAAACCCGCATCCTCCTGAGCCGTGTGTGGTGTGTGGGCATCCAACGGCCGTTGAAAAGCAAACTTGTCAATACGCTCCTTATAAAGGCAAAACGCTGCTGATTTCGCGCTGCCGGCATTGTGGGTTGATTCGGCTGCCCACCAATGTGGGGCGCTTTGCGAAGGACATTAATCCACAGACACTTGATGGCGAATTAAGAGGCTTGAGAAATGCTACGGATGCGCGTCCGGGGCGAGAGTTTCATATGGCGCAGATGGCGATTGATATCATTCAAGATCAAGCCTGTGAAATCAGCTTTTTTGGGTCGGGAACGAATCGGGACTGGCAGTGGGTTCAGCACCGATATCCACGCCTTAAAATTAAACTGGTTGATCTGGAAAACATGCAGGATGTCGCGCATTTTGAGCCCGTCTCACAGGCCACGCCTTCTCGGATTGTGATTGTCAGTGAGGTGATTGAGCATTTTGAAGAACCCGCTGCGCACTTTAAACACTTGCTGGGCTTGCTGCCTGATGACGGCATCATGATTTGCAGCACGAATATTTATGATGGCGGCAACGTGAGTGCCCATACCTATCCGTTTATCGAGGGGCATGTGGTTTATTGGACGCCGTTGGCGCTGGGTATTACGGCGGTTGATAATGGCTGCCTGGTTGATTTTAGAATGCCCCAGGTCGCTTTTGATCGAGGCTGGCCGCGTAAGCGCTACGTTATTTTTTCACGTGGCGTGGAGGTGATGTTGCGGAGTCATTTATATTTTGGTGATCATCCGTCCGCCCCTTCTGAAGGTTAG
- a CDS encoding class I SAM-dependent rRNA methyltransferase, giving the protein MSAALPTLKLKAREERRLRAGHLWAYSNELDTDASFRALEPGSLCKLTDSRDKPLGVGYVNPHTLLAVRLLSSDIRAQIDLNFIQRRIQSALELRARLYAAPYYRLVHGEGDALPGLVVDRYDDVLSVQITTAGMERLKPLVLAALNNLLKPRGIVLRNDSSAREVEGLPCAVEIIGDVPDVVRVVEEGVQLQADLKGGQKTGFFFDQRDNRTRLARYAKGARVLDVFSYVGAWALHAAQAGAREVVCLDSSEPALAHARAAAQAANVALETLCDDALAGLKALRAQGRSFDVVIVDPPALIKRRKDFEAGSEHYAALNRAAMQLLAADGILVSCSCSHHMQADTLQRLLLREARHSGRRLQILEQGGQGADHPIHPAIDETRYLKAFFCRALAG; this is encoded by the coding sequence ATGAGCGCCGCCCTGCCAACCCTCAAACTCAAGGCGCGCGAAGAACGCCGTCTGCGCGCCGGGCATTTGTGGGCGTATTCCAACGAGCTGGACACCGATGCCAGCTTTCGCGCGCTCGAACCCGGCAGCTTGTGCAAGCTCACCGACAGCCGCGACAAACCGCTGGGCGTGGGCTACGTCAACCCGCACACACTGCTTGCGGTGCGCCTGCTCAGCAGCGACATTCGCGCGCAGATCGATCTCAACTTTATCCAGCGGCGGATTCAATCGGCGCTGGAACTGCGCGCGCGCCTGTATGCCGCGCCGTATTACCGACTGGTGCATGGCGAAGGCGATGCGCTGCCGGGATTGGTCGTGGATCGCTACGACGATGTGCTCAGCGTACAAATCACCACCGCCGGCATGGAGCGCTTGAAGCCGCTGGTGCTGGCGGCGCTCAATAACCTGCTCAAACCGCGCGGCATCGTGCTGCGTAACGACAGCAGCGCGCGCGAGGTGGAAGGCTTGCCGTGCGCGGTTGAAATCATCGGCGACGTGCCCGATGTCGTGCGCGTGGTTGAAGAAGGCGTGCAATTGCAGGCCGATTTGAAAGGCGGCCAAAAAACCGGCTTTTTCTTTGACCAGCGCGATAACCGCACGCGCCTGGCGCGTTACGCCAAAGGCGCGCGCGTGCTTGATGTTTTCAGTTATGTGGGTGCCTGGGCACTGCACGCGGCGCAAGCGGGCGCGCGCGAGGTGGTGTGTCTGGATTCATCAGAACCGGCGCTGGCGCACGCGCGCGCAGCGGCTCAAGCCGCCAATGTTGCGCTGGAAACCCTGTGTGACGATGCACTGGCCGGGCTCAAAGCCTTGCGCGCGCAAGGGCGCAGTTTTGATGTGGTGATTGTCGATCCGCCTGCGCTGATCAAACGGCGCAAAGACTTTGAAGCCGGTAGCGAGCACTACGCCGCGCTCAACCGCGCTGCTATGCAATTGCTGGCCGCAGACGGCATTTTGGTCAGCTGCTCCTGCTCGCATCACATGCAGGCCGATACGCTACAACGCCTGTTGCTGCGCGAGGCACGGCACAGCGGCCGCCGCCTACAGATTTTGGAGCAGGGCGGGCAGGGCGCCGATCACCCGATTCATCCGGCGATTGACGAAACCCGCTACCTCAAAGCCTTTTTCTGCCGCGCGCTGGCGGGCTGA
- a CDS encoding flagellar protein FlaG, whose product MISPIPNIPQTALTGGQIVVAPVQVDVQTGSMQGSTSEQQSFDMQGQQQQQAAVIAQNRERNQDNREQLDEAVESMRESARQSGADLNFRIDDDSGVTVVSVVARKSGEVLRQIPGDAALRIAKHLREVQEQGNPPSGSFLAETA is encoded by the coding sequence ATGATTTCTCCAATTCCAAATATTCCGCAGACTGCCCTTACGGGTGGTCAAATTGTCGTTGCGCCCGTGCAGGTCGATGTCCAGACCGGTTCGATGCAAGGCAGCACGTCTGAGCAGCAATCGTTTGATATGCAAGGGCAGCAACAGCAGCAAGCCGCAGTGATTGCCCAAAATCGCGAACGCAACCAGGATAATCGTGAGCAATTGGATGAGGCGGTGGAATCCATGCGCGAATCAGCGAGGCAGTCCGGCGCGGATCTGAATTTTCGGATTGACGATGACAGTGGCGTAACGGTGGTTTCGGTGGTCGCGCGTAAAAGTGGTGAGGTACTGCGACAGATTCCGGGTGATGCAGCATTGCGCATCGCCAAGCATCTGCGCGAAGTTCAAGAGCAGGGTAATCCGCCGTCAGGCTCATTTTTGGCCGAGACGGCATAA
- a CDS encoding carbohydrate kinase family protein: MSALICGSLAFDTIMVYPGHFKNEILPDKVHILNVSFLVPQLRHEFGGTSGNIAYNLKLLGGDPWPMGTVGKDFDAYAQWMDKHEICRDYIKVIPEAYTAQAYITTDLDDNQITAFHPGAMNHAHSQAVPAGVTLGTISPDGREGMVQHAQQFAEAGIPFIFDPGQGMPMFSGEALKKFVEQATYVAVNDYELEMLLSRTGWTIKDVASRVQALIVTHGGKGSHIHTPSKVFEIPCAKADSLTDPTGCGDAFRAGLIYGLEHGMDWDVSGRIASLMGAYNIERPGTQNHRFTLEQFRERFKREFRFDFA; encoded by the coding sequence ATGTCTGCATTGATCTGCGGTTCGCTCGCGTTTGACACCATCATGGTGTATCCGGGGCATTTTAAAAATGAAATCCTGCCGGACAAGGTGCACATTTTGAATGTGTCGTTTTTAGTGCCGCAGCTGCGCCATGAGTTTGGCGGTACCTCCGGCAATATTGCCTACAACCTCAAGCTGCTGGGCGGTGATCCGTGGCCGATGGGCACGGTTGGCAAGGACTTTGACGCCTACGCACAGTGGATGGACAAGCACGAGATTTGCCGCGATTACATCAAGGTCATCCCCGAGGCGTACACCGCGCAGGCGTACATCACCACCGATCTGGACGATAACCAGATCACCGCCTTTCATCCTGGCGCCATGAACCACGCCCACAGCCAAGCGGTGCCGGCTGGCGTGACTCTGGGCACGATCTCGCCCGATGGCCGCGAAGGCATGGTCCAGCACGCGCAGCAATTTGCCGAAGCCGGGATTCCGTTCATCTTTGACCCCGGCCAGGGCATGCCGATGTTCAGCGGCGAGGCGCTGAAAAAGTTTGTGGAACAAGCCACCTATGTGGCGGTGAACGATTACGAACTGGAAATGCTGCTGTCGCGTACCGGCTGGACGATCAAAGACGTGGCCAGCCGCGTGCAGGCGCTGATCGTCACTCACGGCGGCAAAGGCTCGCACATTCACACCCCCAGCAAAGTGTTTGAAATCCCCTGCGCCAAGGCCGATTCCTTGACCGACCCCACCGGCTGCGGCGACGCCTTTCGCGCCGGGCTGATTTACGGGCTGGAACACGGCATGGATTGGGACGTATCCGGACGCATTGCCTCGCTGATGGGCGCCTACAACATCGAACGCCCCGGCACCCAGAATCATCGCTTTACGCTGGAGCAGTTCCGCGAACGCTTCAAACGCGAATTCCGGTTTGACTTCGCATGA
- a CDS encoding flagellin codes for MMQVINTNVASLNAQRNLSTSQGSLAQSLQRLSSGLRINSAKDDAAGLAISERFTSQINGLNQAARNAQDAVSLAQTAEGAMGSISKSLQRMRVLAVQSANATNFSSDRAALQKEFNALRDEITRVAGQTNFNGVNLLDGSFNSGKAVFQVGANATAGVDTINFGGVANLTASGLALASLDISGATGSGARAALTTLDAALKTVGTERSNLGAQQSRFEMVIENLNTTSENLSQSRSRIMDTDFAAETANMTRAQILQQAGVAMLAQANQLPQNVLSLLR; via the coding sequence ATCATGCAAGTAATCAATACCAACGTCGCCTCTCTGAATGCTCAGCGCAATCTCAGCACCTCCCAGGGTTCGCTGGCGCAATCGCTGCAACGTCTGTCATCGGGGCTGCGGATCAACAGCGCCAAGGACGATGCTGCCGGTCTGGCGATTTCTGAACGCTTCACCTCGCAGATCAACGGTCTGAATCAGGCGGCTCGTAATGCGCAGGACGCCGTGAGTCTGGCGCAGACTGCGGAAGGCGCAATGGGCAGCATCAGCAAGAGCTTGCAGCGGATGCGTGTTCTGGCTGTGCAGTCTGCCAACGCCACCAACTTTTCATCGGATCGTGCGGCGCTGCAGAAAGAGTTCAATGCGCTGCGTGATGAAATCACGCGTGTTGCCGGGCAAACCAATTTCAACGGTGTGAATCTGCTTGACGGTTCATTCAACAGCGGCAAAGCGGTGTTCCAGGTCGGTGCCAACGCCACTGCGGGTGTGGATACCATCAACTTTGGTGGTGTGGCCAACCTGACAGCTTCTGGTCTGGCGCTCGCGAGCCTGGATATTTCAGGTGCAACGGGTAGCGGTGCGCGTGCTGCGTTGACGACACTGGACGCGGCCCTGAAGACTGTTGGTACCGAGCGTTCCAATCTGGGGGCACAGCAAAGTCGCTTTGAAATGGTGATTGAGAACCTCAATACCACCAGTGAGAACCTGTCGCAGTCACGTTCGCGCATCATGGACACCGATTTTGCAGCGGAAACGGCAAACATGACGCGTGCACAGATTCTGCAGCAGGCAGGCGTGGCCATGCTGGCTCAGGCCAATCAGTTGCCGCAGAACGTGTTGAGCTTACTGCGTTAA
- a CDS encoding thymidylate synthase: protein MRQYLDLMQHVLAHGTDKTDRTGTGTRSVFGHQMRFDLSQGFPLVTTKKLHLRSIIHELLWFLKGETNIAYLKANGVSIWDEWADENGDLGPVYGKQWRSWPTADGRQIDQIQQILAQIKTSPDSRRIIVSAWNVGELEQMALMPCHALFQFYVADGKLSCQLYQRSADIFLGVPFNIASYALLTMMVAQVCGLQLGDFVWTGGDCHLYRNHLEQARLQLTRTPRALPRIVLNPEVRDLFAFTFDDFTLSGYEPHPHIKAPVAV, encoded by the coding sequence ATGCGCCAGTATTTAGATCTCATGCAGCATGTGCTGGCTCACGGCACCGACAAGACCGACCGCACCGGCACCGGCACGCGCTCGGTATTTGGTCACCAGATGCGCTTTGATTTGAGCCAGGGTTTTCCGCTGGTCACCACCAAAAAACTGCACCTGCGCTCGATCATTCACGAACTGTTGTGGTTTTTGAAAGGCGAAACCAACATCGCCTATTTAAAAGCCAATGGCGTAAGTATTTGGGACGAATGGGCCGATGAAAACGGCGATCTGGGGCCCGTGTACGGCAAGCAGTGGCGCAGCTGGCCCACCGCCGATGGCCGCCAGATTGATCAAATCCAGCAGATTCTGGCGCAGATCAAAACCAGCCCTGACTCGCGGCGCATCATCGTCTCGGCCTGGAACGTGGGTGAGCTGGAGCAAATGGCGCTGATGCCCTGCCACGCGCTGTTTCAGTTTTATGTGGCCGACGGCAAGCTCTCTTGCCAGCTCTACCAACGCAGCGCCGATATTTTTTTGGGCGTGCCGTTCAACATCGCCAGCTACGCCCTGCTGACGATGATGGTGGCGCAGGTGTGTGGCTTGCAGCTTGGCGATTTTGTCTGGACGGGCGGTGACTGCCATCTGTATCGCAATCACCTGGAACAAGCCCGGTTGCAATTGACGCGAACCCCGCGCGCGCTGCCGCGGATAGTGCTCAACCCTGAAGTGCGTGATTTGTTTGCCTTTACGTTCGATGACTTCACTTTAAGCGGCTACGAGCCGCATCCGCACATCAAAGCGCCGGTGGCGGTGTAG
- the fliD gene encoding flagellar filament capping protein FliD codes for MALSSAGIGSGLDVAGIVAKLVAAERAPSAQRLQTQESKVTSQISAMGTFRSALSSLQTAAEALKVGGDLSKLAATSSKPELFTASTAQGANPGSFNIEVVSLAQAHKVASGAFASGSSALGAGDVEIAVGDKSFTVSLGSSKNTLADLRDAINKSGDNPGVTATLINESGGTRLMLTSSQAGTESQITVNSSLLSFSENQAASDAHVRIDGFDVFSQSNTIDKAIDGVSINLLKAEAGTTATLNVDADKKAMTTAIEGFVKAYNSVVSTMDSITRYDAGSNTAQPLAGDAMVRGIGQTLQSIVGNVADSGGAFKMLSQIGIDLQTNGQLKIDNDKLSQALSDDRASVEKLFAGNDGYALRLADTVADMLGSQGQIKAKDDALQSQKTSISRDQERLDERMSRVEARYQAQFSALDTLMAQMTSTSNFLSQQLAGLAQMM; via the coding sequence ATGGCGCTTTCATCGGCAGGGATTGGTTCGGGGCTGGATGTTGCTGGCATCGTTGCCAAACTTGTTGCGGCAGAGCGTGCACCTTCTGCGCAGCGCCTGCAGACGCAGGAAAGTAAAGTGACCTCGCAGATTTCAGCGATGGGAACATTTCGCTCGGCATTGTCCAGTCTGCAGACTGCAGCTGAGGCTTTGAAGGTCGGTGGTGATCTGAGCAAGCTTGCGGCAACGTCGTCCAAGCCGGAGTTATTTACGGCTTCGACAGCCCAGGGTGCGAATCCGGGGAGCTTCAATATAGAAGTGGTTTCGCTTGCGCAAGCGCATAAGGTTGCTTCCGGAGCATTTGCCAGCGGAAGCAGTGCGCTGGGTGCGGGGGACGTCGAAATTGCGGTCGGCGACAAAAGTTTCACTGTCTCACTGGGGTCTTCGAAAAATACCCTGGCGGACTTGCGCGATGCCATCAACAAGTCAGGCGACAATCCAGGCGTTACCGCGACGCTGATCAACGAGTCCGGTGGGACGCGCCTGATGTTGACATCCAGTCAAGCAGGCACTGAATCCCAAATCACGGTCAACAGCAGTTTGTTGAGCTTCAGTGAAAACCAGGCAGCCAGTGACGCGCATGTCCGCATCGATGGATTTGATGTTTTTTCGCAAAGCAATACCATCGATAAAGCCATTGATGGGGTCAGCATCAATCTTCTCAAAGCCGAAGCGGGAACCACCGCGACATTGAATGTGGATGCCGATAAAAAGGCGATGACAACCGCAATCGAAGGCTTTGTCAAAGCTTATAACTCCGTTGTCAGCACGATGGACTCGATCACGCGCTACGACGCAGGCTCCAATACAGCACAGCCATTGGCAGGGGATGCCATGGTGCGCGGGATTGGCCAGACGTTGCAAAGTATTGTGGGCAACGTTGCTGATTCAGGCGGCGCCTTCAAGATGCTGTCGCAGATTGGTATTGATCTGCAAACCAATGGGCAGCTGAAAATTGACAATGACAAGTTGTCTCAGGCGCTCAGCGACGATCGCGCCAGTGTTGAAAAATTGTTTGCAGGTAACGATGGTTATGCTCTCCGGTTGGCGGATACAGTCGCCGACATGCTTGGAAGTCAGGGGCAAATCAAGGCCAAGGATGATGCGCTGCAATCGCAAAAGACCAGCATCAGTCGGGATCAGGAACGCCTGGACGAGCGCATGAGCCGTGTGGAAGCACGCTATCAGGCACAATTTTCGGCGCTCGACACGTTAATGGCTCAGATGACGTCAACCAGCAATTTTCTGTCCCAACAATTGGCTGGTCTCGCGCAGATGATGTGA
- a CDS encoding diacylglycerol kinase encodes MADGMKGWPRLLRATKVSYWGLGWALREEEAFRIEAILAAILIPVGVWLGNSGVEKALLAFSVLFVLVVELLNTAVEVAIDRIGTEHHVLSGRAKDLGSAAVHLSLLQVPLMWGLILFG; translated from the coding sequence ATGGCTGATGGAATGAAGGGCTGGCCGCGCTTGCTGCGCGCCACCAAGGTGTCGTATTGGGGCTTGGGCTGGGCGCTGCGCGAAGAAGAAGCATTCAGGATCGAAGCGATTTTGGCGGCGATCCTGATTCCCGTAGGGGTATGGCTGGGCAACAGTGGCGTTGAAAAAGCGCTGCTGGCGTTCAGCGTGTTGTTTGTGCTGGTGGTGGAGCTGCTCAACACCGCCGTGGAAGTGGCGATTGATCGCATTGGCACCGAGCATCATGTGCTGTCGGGGCGCGCCAAAGACCTCGGCTCGGCCGCAGTTCATTTATCCTTGTTGCAAGTGCCCCTGATGTGGGGGCTTATTTTGTTCGGCTAA
- the lgt gene encoding prolipoprotein diacylglyceryl transferase, translated as MLIYPHIDPVALRIGPLAVHWYGLMYLLGFLGFWWFGSRRAAKPFINWPKERVSDLLFYGVVGVIVGGRVGYTLFYNLPVFLADPLSIFKIWEGGMSFHGGLIGVLVAFYWFGRNYQQSFFQVADFAAPMVPLGLFTGRIGNFINGELWGAPTTLPWGMVFPHAGLEPRHPSMLYEAGLEGLALFLILWFFAAKPRPRMAVSGLFLIGYGVFRTLVETVRLPDTQIGYLLGTEWLTMGMVLSAPMWLGGIALMVLAYRGPAAPAPTARAVKKTRPKGR; from the coding sequence ATGTTGATCTATCCGCACATTGACCCTGTCGCCCTGCGCATCGGCCCGCTGGCGGTGCATTGGTATGGCCTGATGTACCTGTTGGGTTTTTTAGGCTTTTGGTGGTTTGGCAGCCGCCGCGCCGCCAAACCGTTTATCAACTGGCCCAAAGAGCGCGTGTCGGACTTGCTGTTTTACGGCGTGGTGGGCGTCATCGTTGGGGGACGCGTCGGTTACACCTTGTTTTACAACCTGCCGGTGTTTCTGGCCGATCCGCTGTCGATCTTCAAGATCTGGGAAGGCGGCATGTCGTTTCATGGCGGCCTGATCGGGGTGCTGGTGGCGTTTTACTGGTTTGGTCGCAATTACCAGCAAAGCTTTTTTCAGGTGGCGGACTTTGCCGCGCCGATGGTGCCACTGGGTTTGTTCACCGGGCGCATCGGCAACTTCATCAATGGCGAGCTGTGGGGCGCACCGACCACCCTGCCGTGGGGCATGGTGTTTCCGCACGCCGGGCTAGAGCCGCGCCATCCCTCCATGCTCTATGAAGCGGGACTGGAAGGCCTGGCGCTGTTTTTGATCCTGTGGTTTTTTGCCGCCAAACCGCGTCCGCGCATGGCCGTCAGCGGCCTGTTCTTGATCGGCTATGGCGTGTTTCGCACGCTGGTGGAGACCGTGCGCCTGCCCGATACGCAAATCGGCTATTTGCTCGGCACCGAGTGGCTGACGATGGGCATGGTGCTGTCGGCGCCGATGTGGCTTGGCGGCATTGCGCTGATGGTGCTGGCGTATCGCGGTCCCGCTGCACCCGCACCCACCGCGCGCGCGGTCAAAAAGACCAGACCCAAGGGCAGATGA
- the flgL gene encoding flagellar hook-associated protein FlgL, with product MMMRVSTALMHQNGVGLMQQQMQSLLKTQTQLSSQQKMQSAADAPSDWSAAMGVDQALEQNQRYQANASSAQHRLGLQENAMADGINVLARVRTLVIQLNTGTQSAESRSAIGVELAGLRDQLLSIGNRDDGKGRFLFGGTQDDVQPFAYDPNNAPALAYAGNNDTMDLPIDSSRIIALGQPGQPVFAPAGGDDDVVSLIDRFVAMANSGSAPIDQADFSDALSQLGRAESRFSNTRASVGLRLGVVQDAQDSLSQQNISAQATLSDLRDVDVAEAASRLQRELMSLQAAQSSFAQIQRLSLFDFIR from the coding sequence ATGATGATGCGAGTTTCTACCGCGCTGATGCACCAGAACGGTGTGGGTCTCATGCAGCAGCAGATGCAGTCGCTGCTCAAGACCCAGACCCAGCTTTCGAGCCAGCAGAAAATGCAATCGGCAGCCGATGCGCCGAGTGACTGGAGCGCGGCGATGGGGGTGGATCAGGCGCTTGAACAAAACCAGCGCTATCAGGCCAATGCCAGTTCGGCGCAGCACCGGCTGGGATTGCAGGAAAACGCGATGGCCGATGGAATCAATGTCCTTGCGCGCGTGCGAACGCTGGTGATCCAGCTGAATACGGGCACCCAGAGTGCGGAAAGCCGTTCGGCCATTGGTGTCGAGCTGGCGGGTTTGCGCGATCAGTTGCTGTCCATTGGCAATCGTGATGACGGCAAGGGACGCTTTTTGTTTGGCGGCACCCAGGATGATGTCCAGCCCTTTGCCTACGACCCGAACAACGCGCCTGCGCTGGCTTACGCCGGGAACAACGACACCATGGATTTGCCGATTGATTCTTCGCGCATCATCGCCTTGGGACAGCCAGGTCAGCCGGTGTTTGCGCCCGCAGGCGGCGATGATGATGTCGTTTCATTGATCGACCGTTTCGTGGCAATGGCCAACAGTGGCAGTGCACCGATCGATCAAGCCGATTTTTCCGATGCGCTATCGCAATTGGGGCGCGCCGAATCGCGCTTTTCAAACACGCGCGCCAGTGTGGGACTGCGCCTGGGCGTGGTTCAGGATGCACAGGATTCACTGAGCCAGCAAAACATATCGGCACAGGCCACGCTTTCGGATTTACGCGATGTGGACGTGGCCGAAGCCGCCAGTCGCTTGCAACGGGAGTTGATGTCACTGCAAGCTGCGCAAAGCTCATTTGCCCAAATCCAGCGATTGAGTTTGTTTGACTTTATTCGTTGA